One window of the Vanessa atalanta chromosome 22, ilVanAtal1.2, whole genome shotgun sequence genome contains the following:
- the LOC125072662 gene encoding putative endoplasmic reticulum metallopeptidase 1-A isoform X4, translating to MSSVPGPYILLFFGFYLLLTYTIIVIEDAMPTVIRERDIANDDSNTFSEETAKVYLNRILGGQPRVAGTLFHLIKTRDMKDIVDEIANKANIPVRTDWQFVSGDYWLASSSSHVNCYQNVSNVIAVLEGESGFHPNGTIGTSLLVNCHYDSVPFAIGASDNGVFCAVMAETLSKLSRRKEKLKHNIIFLFNGAEESALMGSHGFLSHPWAKGVTNVVNLDSAGMNGKPSVFQVTDPRVLKAYKRTCSKPNAQGLGEVLFASGVIPSDTDFRIFRDFGNIHGIDIAFIKGGNVYHTRNDRPELIQDGVIQNAGNMLLSLVRELADSEELENKESKSTVVYYDYMGLFMVTYSRTTGLVVDILIGLLGLSSVVYFLWLFGLRRSSVIELLWSVLGRIVCVLFGLAVVALNTVVMVATTTQMRYLSEQWLVVPLYIGPFVIAMTVASHAFDSWRARKRSASRSWRASRAQAASRAVLAAALLLQCAFPQLTNVRYVVAAPLLPMALGGFVSLTVVGYRRLAGWQHLMLEVVLLLPATSLCVSLAARLLSLLVPIMGRSGSDAPDYTVAAVTVALASLAVATVSGVELLFGGRVCVSLLFASLLSVCAAFAPLSPYRGYTTQRHFWYHSQITTYDANLTARETVTGVLVSKLDAHSAQAALRALRGSALYGAGGGGAFQITDSDLIVYSADKCEKYIYCDLPLYKPRFDRFMKGSLFIKMGPPAEYEHSLTLANRTCDADSCALSFIMRGPAYNTLSVWPRPATPLRGWSLGSPLRATVSHEGRPLFVITHCTATYSEVFQPLEFTLTFSVPRDFQSDILADISHHAHRVYHPQYFTTDYKKLLGVMPEYFNIATYLSFRTNYVF from the exons ATGTCATCC GTTCCTGgaccatatatattattattttttggtttctACTTGCTTcttacatatacaattatagttATTGAAGATGCTATGCCAACAGTTATCCGTGAAAGAGACATCGCAAatgat GATTCGAATACGTTTAGCGAAGAAACCGCAAAGGTTTACCTCAATCGCATACTCGGAGGCCAGCCCAGGGTCGCGGGGACTTTGTTTCACTTGATAAAAACTAGGGATATGAAAGATATCGTTGATGAAATTGCTAACAAAGCAAACATACCCGTGAGAACGGATTGGCAGTTTGTTTCTG GTGATTACTGGTTAGCGTCCAGCTCCTCCCATGTGAACTGTTACCAGAACGTTTCGAACGTCATAGCGGTGTTGGAAGGTGAGAGCGGCTTCCATCCCAACGGTACCATCGGGACGTCGTTGTTGGTCAACTGTCATTACGACTCGGTACCCTTTGCTATTG GTGCGTCGGACAATGGCGTGTTCTGTGCCGTGATGGCGGAAACATTGTCCAAGTTATCTCGGAGGAAAGAAAAACTGAAACATAACATAATCTTTCTCTTCAACGGCGCTGAAGAAAGTGCCCTCATG GGGAGTCACGGGTTCCTCAGTCACCCGTGGGCGAAGGGCGTTACGAACGTTGTCAATTTAGATTCAGCCGGAATGAACGGAAAGCCGAGCGTTTTCCAG GTAACGGATCCGAGGGTGCTGAAGGCCTACAAGAGGACTTGCTCGAAACCGAACGCGCAAGGCTTGGGGGAGGTTTTGTTCGCTTCGGGGGTCATACCCTCGGATACTGACTTCAGGATTTTCAGAGATTTCGGGAACATACATG GTATAGACATAGCCTTCATAAAGGGCGGTAACGTCTACCACACCCGCAACGACAGACCGGAGCTTATACAGGATGGAGTCATCCAGAACGCTGGCAACATGCTGCTGAGCCTCGTGAGGGAACTGGCTGACAGCGAGGAGTTGGAGAATAAG GAGTCGAAATCCACTGTGGTCTACTACGACTATATGGGACTGTTCATGGTGACGTACTCCAGGACTACCGGCCTCGTCGTCGATATACTCATCGGTCTGCTGGGTCTATCCAGTGTGGTGTACTTCCTGTGGCTGTTTGGACTCC GACGATCTTCTGTAATCGAACTGCTGTGGTCAGTCCTCGGTCGCATAGTGTGTGTGCTGTTCGGTCTCGCGGTGGTCGCTCTGAATACCGTCGTGATGGTCGCCACAACCACACAGATGAG ATATCTCTCCGAGCAGTGGTTGGTGGTACCGCTCTACATAGGACCGTTTGTTATAGCGATGACCGTCGCGTCACACGCCTTCGACTCCTGGAGAGCGAGGAAG cgCAGCGCGAGCCGCTCGTGGCGCGCGTCGCGCGCGCAGGCGGCGTCCCGCGCGGTGCTGGCGGCCGCGCTGCTGCTGCAGTGCGCGTTCCCGCAGCTCACCAACGTGCGGTACGTGGTCGCCGCGCCGCTGCTGCCCATGGCGCTCGGCGGGTTCGTGTCGCTGACGGTCGTCGGCTACCGGAGGTTGGCGG GCTGGCAGCACTTGATGCTGGAGGTGGTCCTGCTGCTGCCGGCGACCTCGCTGTGCGTGTCGCTGGCGGCCCGCCTGCTGTCGCTGCTGGTGCCCATCATGGGCCGCTCGGGCTCCGACGCCCCCGACTACACGGTGGCGGCCGTCACCGTGGCGCTCGCCTCGCTGGCCGTGGCCACTGTC TCGGGAGTGGAGCTGCTGTTCGGCGGGCGCGTGTGTGTGTCGCTGCTGTTTGCGAGTTTGCTGAGTGTGTGTGCGGCGTTCGCTCCGCTCAGTCCGTACCGCGGGTACACCACGCAGAGACATTTCTGGTAT CACTCACAAATAACAACGTACGACGCGAACCTAACGGCCAGAGAGACCGTGACGGGCGTCCTGGTCAGCAAACTCGACGCGCACTCCGCGCAGGCGGCGCTGCGGGCCCTCAGGGGGAGCGCCCTGTACGGAGCCGGCGGGGGGGGCGCTTTTCAGATCACCGACAGCGATTTGATCGTGTATTCGGCGgataaatgtgaaaaatatatttattgcgatTTGCCGCTCTACAAACCGCGGTTCGACAGATTTAT gaaAGGcagtttattcataaaaatgggCCCGCCCGCGGAGTACGAACATTCCTTGACGTTGGCGAACAGGACCTGCGACGCCGACTCCTGCGCTTTGAGCTTCATTATGCGCG GCCCCGCCTACAACACGTTGAGCGTGTGGCCGCGGCCCGCCACGCCGCTGCGCGGCTGGTCGCTGGGCTCCCCCCTGCGGGCGACGGTGTCGCACGAGGGCCGGCCGCTGTTCGTCATCACACACTGCACGGCCACCTACAGCGAGGTGTTCCAGCCTCTGGAGTTCACATTGACGTTCTCG GTTCCGCGGGACTTCCAGTCAGACATCCTCGCGGACATCTCCCACCACGCCCACAGAGTGTATCACCCGCAATACTTCACCACAGATTACAAGAAGTTGCTCGGCGTTATGccggaatattttaatattgcgaCATATTTATCTTTTAGGACCaactatgtattttaa
- the LOC125072662 gene encoding uncharacterized protein LOC125072662 isoform X2, translated as MSSKNRQTFAGLPTIEANDHDEKSSQRVPGPYILLFFGFYLLLTYTIIVIEDAMPTVIRERDIANDDSNTFSEETAKVYLNRILGGQPRVAGTLFHLIKTRDMKDIVDEIANKANIPVRTDWQFVSGDYWLASSSSHVNCYQNVSNVIAVLEGESGFHPNGTIGTSLLVNCHYDSVPFAIGASDNGVFCAVMAETLSKLSRRKEKLKHNIIFLFNGAEESALMGSHGFLSHPWAKGVTNVVNLDSAGMNGKPSVFQVTDPRVLKAYKRTCSKPNAQGLGEVLFASGVIPSDTDFRIFRDFGNIHGIDIAFIKGGNVYHTRNDRPELIQDGVIQNAGNMLLSLVRELADSEELENKESKSTVVYYDYMGLFMVTYSRTTGLVVDILIGLLGLSSVVYFLWLFGLRRSSVIELLWSVLGRIVCVLFGLAVVALNTVVMVATTTQMRYLSEQWLVVPLYIGPFVIAMTVASHAFDSWRARKREPLVARVARAGGVPRGAGGRAAAAVRVPAAHQRAVRGRRAAAAHGARRVRVADGRRLPEVGGLAALDAGGGPAAAGDLAVRVAGGPPAVAAGAHHGPLGLRRPRLHGGGRHRGARLAGRGHCLGSGAAVRRARVCVAAVCEFAECVCGVRSAQSVPRVHHAETFLHSQITTYDANLTARETVTGVLVSKLDAHSAQAALRALRGSALYGAGGGGAFQITDSDLIVYSADKCEKYIYCDLPLYKPRFDRFMKGSLFIKMGPPAEYEHSLTLANRTCDADSCALSFIMRGPAYNTLSVWPRPATPLRGWSLGSPLRATVSHEGRPLFVITHCTATYSEVFQPLEFTLTFSVPRDFQSDILADISHHAHRVYHPQYFTTDYKKLLGVMPEYFNIATYLSFRTNYVF; from the exons ATGTCATCC aagaaccggcaaactTTTGCTGGTCTTCCAACCATCGAGGCGAATGATCATGACGAAAAATCTTCACAACGG GTTCCTGgaccatatatattattattttttggtttctACTTGCTTcttacatatacaattatagttATTGAAGATGCTATGCCAACAGTTATCCGTGAAAGAGACATCGCAAatgat GATTCGAATACGTTTAGCGAAGAAACCGCAAAGGTTTACCTCAATCGCATACTCGGAGGCCAGCCCAGGGTCGCGGGGACTTTGTTTCACTTGATAAAAACTAGGGATATGAAAGATATCGTTGATGAAATTGCTAACAAAGCAAACATACCCGTGAGAACGGATTGGCAGTTTGTTTCTG GTGATTACTGGTTAGCGTCCAGCTCCTCCCATGTGAACTGTTACCAGAACGTTTCGAACGTCATAGCGGTGTTGGAAGGTGAGAGCGGCTTCCATCCCAACGGTACCATCGGGACGTCGTTGTTGGTCAACTGTCATTACGACTCGGTACCCTTTGCTATTG GTGCGTCGGACAATGGCGTGTTCTGTGCCGTGATGGCGGAAACATTGTCCAAGTTATCTCGGAGGAAAGAAAAACTGAAACATAACATAATCTTTCTCTTCAACGGCGCTGAAGAAAGTGCCCTCATG GGGAGTCACGGGTTCCTCAGTCACCCGTGGGCGAAGGGCGTTACGAACGTTGTCAATTTAGATTCAGCCGGAATGAACGGAAAGCCGAGCGTTTTCCAG GTAACGGATCCGAGGGTGCTGAAGGCCTACAAGAGGACTTGCTCGAAACCGAACGCGCAAGGCTTGGGGGAGGTTTTGTTCGCTTCGGGGGTCATACCCTCGGATACTGACTTCAGGATTTTCAGAGATTTCGGGAACATACATG GTATAGACATAGCCTTCATAAAGGGCGGTAACGTCTACCACACCCGCAACGACAGACCGGAGCTTATACAGGATGGAGTCATCCAGAACGCTGGCAACATGCTGCTGAGCCTCGTGAGGGAACTGGCTGACAGCGAGGAGTTGGAGAATAAG GAGTCGAAATCCACTGTGGTCTACTACGACTATATGGGACTGTTCATGGTGACGTACTCCAGGACTACCGGCCTCGTCGTCGATATACTCATCGGTCTGCTGGGTCTATCCAGTGTGGTGTACTTCCTGTGGCTGTTTGGACTCC GACGATCTTCTGTAATCGAACTGCTGTGGTCAGTCCTCGGTCGCATAGTGTGTGTGCTGTTCGGTCTCGCGGTGGTCGCTCTGAATACCGTCGTGATGGTCGCCACAACCACACAGATGAG ATATCTCTCCGAGCAGTGGTTGGTGGTACCGCTCTACATAGGACCGTTTGTTATAGCGATGACCGTCGCGTCACACGCCTTCGACTCCTGGAGAGCGAGGAAG CGCGAGCCGCTCGTGGCGCGCGTCGCGCGCGCAGGCGGCGTCCCGCGCGGTGCTGGCGGCCGCGCTGCTGCTGCAGTGCGCGTTCCCGCAGCTCACCAACGTGCGGTACGTGGTCGCCGCGCCGCTGCTGCCCATGGCGCTCGGCGGGTTCGTGTCGCTGACGGTCGTCGGCTACCGGAGGTTGGCGG GCTGGCAGCACTTGATGCTGGAGGTGGTCCTGCTGCTGCCGGCGACCTCGCTGTGCGTGTCGCTGGCGGCCCGCCTGCTGTCGCTGCTGGTGCCCATCATGGGCCGCTCGGGCTCCGACGCCCCCGACTACACGGTGGCGGCCGTCACCGTGGCGCTCGCCTCGCTGGCCGTGGCCACTGTC TCGGGAGTGGAGCTGCTGTTCGGCGGGCGCGTGTGTGTGTCGCTGCTGTTTGCGAGTTTGCTGAGTGTGTGTGCGGCGTTCGCTCCGCTCAGTCCGTACCGCGGGTACACCACGCAGAGACATTTCTG CACTCACAAATAACAACGTACGACGCGAACCTAACGGCCAGAGAGACCGTGACGGGCGTCCTGGTCAGCAAACTCGACGCGCACTCCGCGCAGGCGGCGCTGCGGGCCCTCAGGGGGAGCGCCCTGTACGGAGCCGGCGGGGGGGGCGCTTTTCAGATCACCGACAGCGATTTGATCGTGTATTCGGCGgataaatgtgaaaaatatatttattgcgatTTGCCGCTCTACAAACCGCGGTTCGACAGATTTAT gaaAGGcagtttattcataaaaatgggCCCGCCCGCGGAGTACGAACATTCCTTGACGTTGGCGAACAGGACCTGCGACGCCGACTCCTGCGCTTTGAGCTTCATTATGCGCG GCCCCGCCTACAACACGTTGAGCGTGTGGCCGCGGCCCGCCACGCCGCTGCGCGGCTGGTCGCTGGGCTCCCCCCTGCGGGCGACGGTGTCGCACGAGGGCCGGCCGCTGTTCGTCATCACACACTGCACGGCCACCTACAGCGAGGTGTTCCAGCCTCTGGAGTTCACATTGACGTTCTCG GTTCCGCGGGACTTCCAGTCAGACATCCTCGCGGACATCTCCCACCACGCCCACAGAGTGTATCACCCGCAATACTTCACCACAGATTACAAGAAGTTGCTCGGCGTTATGccggaatattttaatattgcgaCATATTTATCTTTTAGGACCaactatgtattttaa
- the LOC125072662 gene encoding putative endoplasmic reticulum metallopeptidase 1-A isoform X3 translates to MSSKNRQTFAGLPTIEANDHDEKSSQRVPGPYILLFFGFYLLLTYTIIVIEDAMPTVIRERDIANDDSNTFSEETAKVYLNRILGGQPRVAGTLFHLIKTRDMKDIVDEIANKANIPVRTDWQFVSGDYWLASSSSHVNCYQNVSNVIAVLEGESGFHPNGTIGTSLLVNCHYDSVPFAIGASDNGVFCAVMAETLSKLSRRKEKLKHNIIFLFNGAEESALMGSHGFLSHPWAKGVTNVVNLDSAGMNGKPSVFQVTDPRVLKAYKRTCSKPNAQGLGEVLFASGVIPSDTDFRIFRDFGNIHGIDIAFIKGGNVYHTRNDRPELIQDGVIQNAGNMLLSLVRELADSEELENKESKSTVVYYDYMGLFMVTYSRTTGLVVDILIGLLGLSSVVYFLWLFGLRRSSVIELLWSVLGRIVCVLFGLAVVALNTVVMVATTTQMRYLSEQWLVVPLYIGPFVIAMTVASHAFDSWRARKRSASRSWRASRAQAASRAVLAAALLLQCAFPQLTNVRYVVAAPLLPMALGGFVSLTVVGYRRLAGWQHLMLEVVLLLPATSLCVSLAARLLSLLVPIMGRSGSDAPDYTVAAVTVALASLAVATVSGVELLFGGRVCVSLLFASLLSVCAAFAPLSPYRGYTTQRHFWYHSQITTYDANLTARETVTGVLVSKLDAHSAQAALRALRGSALYGAGGGGAFQITDSDLIVYSADKCEKYIYCDLPLYKPRKGSLFIKMGPPAEYEHSLTLANRTCDADSCALSFIMRGPAYNTLSVWPRPATPLRGWSLGSPLRATVSHEGRPLFVITHCTATYSEVFQPLEFTLTFSVPRDFQSDILADISHHAHRVYHPQYFTTDYKKLLGVMPEYFNIATYLSFRTNYVF, encoded by the exons ATGTCATCC aagaaccggcaaactTTTGCTGGTCTTCCAACCATCGAGGCGAATGATCATGACGAAAAATCTTCACAACGG GTTCCTGgaccatatatattattattttttggtttctACTTGCTTcttacatatacaattatagttATTGAAGATGCTATGCCAACAGTTATCCGTGAAAGAGACATCGCAAatgat GATTCGAATACGTTTAGCGAAGAAACCGCAAAGGTTTACCTCAATCGCATACTCGGAGGCCAGCCCAGGGTCGCGGGGACTTTGTTTCACTTGATAAAAACTAGGGATATGAAAGATATCGTTGATGAAATTGCTAACAAAGCAAACATACCCGTGAGAACGGATTGGCAGTTTGTTTCTG GTGATTACTGGTTAGCGTCCAGCTCCTCCCATGTGAACTGTTACCAGAACGTTTCGAACGTCATAGCGGTGTTGGAAGGTGAGAGCGGCTTCCATCCCAACGGTACCATCGGGACGTCGTTGTTGGTCAACTGTCATTACGACTCGGTACCCTTTGCTATTG GTGCGTCGGACAATGGCGTGTTCTGTGCCGTGATGGCGGAAACATTGTCCAAGTTATCTCGGAGGAAAGAAAAACTGAAACATAACATAATCTTTCTCTTCAACGGCGCTGAAGAAAGTGCCCTCATG GGGAGTCACGGGTTCCTCAGTCACCCGTGGGCGAAGGGCGTTACGAACGTTGTCAATTTAGATTCAGCCGGAATGAACGGAAAGCCGAGCGTTTTCCAG GTAACGGATCCGAGGGTGCTGAAGGCCTACAAGAGGACTTGCTCGAAACCGAACGCGCAAGGCTTGGGGGAGGTTTTGTTCGCTTCGGGGGTCATACCCTCGGATACTGACTTCAGGATTTTCAGAGATTTCGGGAACATACATG GTATAGACATAGCCTTCATAAAGGGCGGTAACGTCTACCACACCCGCAACGACAGACCGGAGCTTATACAGGATGGAGTCATCCAGAACGCTGGCAACATGCTGCTGAGCCTCGTGAGGGAACTGGCTGACAGCGAGGAGTTGGAGAATAAG GAGTCGAAATCCACTGTGGTCTACTACGACTATATGGGACTGTTCATGGTGACGTACTCCAGGACTACCGGCCTCGTCGTCGATATACTCATCGGTCTGCTGGGTCTATCCAGTGTGGTGTACTTCCTGTGGCTGTTTGGACTCC GACGATCTTCTGTAATCGAACTGCTGTGGTCAGTCCTCGGTCGCATAGTGTGTGTGCTGTTCGGTCTCGCGGTGGTCGCTCTGAATACCGTCGTGATGGTCGCCACAACCACACAGATGAG ATATCTCTCCGAGCAGTGGTTGGTGGTACCGCTCTACATAGGACCGTTTGTTATAGCGATGACCGTCGCGTCACACGCCTTCGACTCCTGGAGAGCGAGGAAG cgCAGCGCGAGCCGCTCGTGGCGCGCGTCGCGCGCGCAGGCGGCGTCCCGCGCGGTGCTGGCGGCCGCGCTGCTGCTGCAGTGCGCGTTCCCGCAGCTCACCAACGTGCGGTACGTGGTCGCCGCGCCGCTGCTGCCCATGGCGCTCGGCGGGTTCGTGTCGCTGACGGTCGTCGGCTACCGGAGGTTGGCGG GCTGGCAGCACTTGATGCTGGAGGTGGTCCTGCTGCTGCCGGCGACCTCGCTGTGCGTGTCGCTGGCGGCCCGCCTGCTGTCGCTGCTGGTGCCCATCATGGGCCGCTCGGGCTCCGACGCCCCCGACTACACGGTGGCGGCCGTCACCGTGGCGCTCGCCTCGCTGGCCGTGGCCACTGTC TCGGGAGTGGAGCTGCTGTTCGGCGGGCGCGTGTGTGTGTCGCTGCTGTTTGCGAGTTTGCTGAGTGTGTGTGCGGCGTTCGCTCCGCTCAGTCCGTACCGCGGGTACACCACGCAGAGACATTTCTGGTAT CACTCACAAATAACAACGTACGACGCGAACCTAACGGCCAGAGAGACCGTGACGGGCGTCCTGGTCAGCAAACTCGACGCGCACTCCGCGCAGGCGGCGCTGCGGGCCCTCAGGGGGAGCGCCCTGTACGGAGCCGGCGGGGGGGGCGCTTTTCAGATCACCGACAGCGATTTGATCGTGTATTCGGCGgataaatgtgaaaaatatatttattgcgatTTGCCGCTCTACAAACCGCG gaaAGGcagtttattcataaaaatgggCCCGCCCGCGGAGTACGAACATTCCTTGACGTTGGCGAACAGGACCTGCGACGCCGACTCCTGCGCTTTGAGCTTCATTATGCGCG GCCCCGCCTACAACACGTTGAGCGTGTGGCCGCGGCCCGCCACGCCGCTGCGCGGCTGGTCGCTGGGCTCCCCCCTGCGGGCGACGGTGTCGCACGAGGGCCGGCCGCTGTTCGTCATCACACACTGCACGGCCACCTACAGCGAGGTGTTCCAGCCTCTGGAGTTCACATTGACGTTCTCG GTTCCGCGGGACTTCCAGTCAGACATCCTCGCGGACATCTCCCACCACGCCCACAGAGTGTATCACCCGCAATACTTCACCACAGATTACAAGAAGTTGCTCGGCGTTATGccggaatattttaatattgcgaCATATTTATCTTTTAGGACCaactatgtattttaa
- the LOC125072662 gene encoding putative endoplasmic reticulum metallopeptidase 1-A isoform X1: MSSKNRQTFAGLPTIEANDHDEKSSQRVPGPYILLFFGFYLLLTYTIIVIEDAMPTVIRERDIANDDSNTFSEETAKVYLNRILGGQPRVAGTLFHLIKTRDMKDIVDEIANKANIPVRTDWQFVSGDYWLASSSSHVNCYQNVSNVIAVLEGESGFHPNGTIGTSLLVNCHYDSVPFAIGASDNGVFCAVMAETLSKLSRRKEKLKHNIIFLFNGAEESALMGSHGFLSHPWAKGVTNVVNLDSAGMNGKPSVFQVTDPRVLKAYKRTCSKPNAQGLGEVLFASGVIPSDTDFRIFRDFGNIHGIDIAFIKGGNVYHTRNDRPELIQDGVIQNAGNMLLSLVRELADSEELENKESKSTVVYYDYMGLFMVTYSRTTGLVVDILIGLLGLSSVVYFLWLFGLRRSSVIELLWSVLGRIVCVLFGLAVVALNTVVMVATTTQMRYLSEQWLVVPLYIGPFVIAMTVASHAFDSWRARKRSASRSWRASRAQAASRAVLAAALLLQCAFPQLTNVRYVVAAPLLPMALGGFVSLTVVGYRRLAGWQHLMLEVVLLLPATSLCVSLAARLLSLLVPIMGRSGSDAPDYTVAAVTVALASLAVATVSGVELLFGGRVCVSLLFASLLSVCAAFAPLSPYRGYTTQRHFWYHSQITTYDANLTARETVTGVLVSKLDAHSAQAALRALRGSALYGAGGGGAFQITDSDLIVYSADKCEKYIYCDLPLYKPRFDRFMKGSLFIKMGPPAEYEHSLTLANRTCDADSCALSFIMRGPAYNTLSVWPRPATPLRGWSLGSPLRATVSHEGRPLFVITHCTATYSEVFQPLEFTLTFSVPRDFQSDILADISHHAHRVYHPQYFTTDYKKLLGVMPEYFNIATYLSFRTNYVF, from the exons ATGTCATCC aagaaccggcaaactTTTGCTGGTCTTCCAACCATCGAGGCGAATGATCATGACGAAAAATCTTCACAACGG GTTCCTGgaccatatatattattattttttggtttctACTTGCTTcttacatatacaattatagttATTGAAGATGCTATGCCAACAGTTATCCGTGAAAGAGACATCGCAAatgat GATTCGAATACGTTTAGCGAAGAAACCGCAAAGGTTTACCTCAATCGCATACTCGGAGGCCAGCCCAGGGTCGCGGGGACTTTGTTTCACTTGATAAAAACTAGGGATATGAAAGATATCGTTGATGAAATTGCTAACAAAGCAAACATACCCGTGAGAACGGATTGGCAGTTTGTTTCTG GTGATTACTGGTTAGCGTCCAGCTCCTCCCATGTGAACTGTTACCAGAACGTTTCGAACGTCATAGCGGTGTTGGAAGGTGAGAGCGGCTTCCATCCCAACGGTACCATCGGGACGTCGTTGTTGGTCAACTGTCATTACGACTCGGTACCCTTTGCTATTG GTGCGTCGGACAATGGCGTGTTCTGTGCCGTGATGGCGGAAACATTGTCCAAGTTATCTCGGAGGAAAGAAAAACTGAAACATAACATAATCTTTCTCTTCAACGGCGCTGAAGAAAGTGCCCTCATG GGGAGTCACGGGTTCCTCAGTCACCCGTGGGCGAAGGGCGTTACGAACGTTGTCAATTTAGATTCAGCCGGAATGAACGGAAAGCCGAGCGTTTTCCAG GTAACGGATCCGAGGGTGCTGAAGGCCTACAAGAGGACTTGCTCGAAACCGAACGCGCAAGGCTTGGGGGAGGTTTTGTTCGCTTCGGGGGTCATACCCTCGGATACTGACTTCAGGATTTTCAGAGATTTCGGGAACATACATG GTATAGACATAGCCTTCATAAAGGGCGGTAACGTCTACCACACCCGCAACGACAGACCGGAGCTTATACAGGATGGAGTCATCCAGAACGCTGGCAACATGCTGCTGAGCCTCGTGAGGGAACTGGCTGACAGCGAGGAGTTGGAGAATAAG GAGTCGAAATCCACTGTGGTCTACTACGACTATATGGGACTGTTCATGGTGACGTACTCCAGGACTACCGGCCTCGTCGTCGATATACTCATCGGTCTGCTGGGTCTATCCAGTGTGGTGTACTTCCTGTGGCTGTTTGGACTCC GACGATCTTCTGTAATCGAACTGCTGTGGTCAGTCCTCGGTCGCATAGTGTGTGTGCTGTTCGGTCTCGCGGTGGTCGCTCTGAATACCGTCGTGATGGTCGCCACAACCACACAGATGAG ATATCTCTCCGAGCAGTGGTTGGTGGTACCGCTCTACATAGGACCGTTTGTTATAGCGATGACCGTCGCGTCACACGCCTTCGACTCCTGGAGAGCGAGGAAG cgCAGCGCGAGCCGCTCGTGGCGCGCGTCGCGCGCGCAGGCGGCGTCCCGCGCGGTGCTGGCGGCCGCGCTGCTGCTGCAGTGCGCGTTCCCGCAGCTCACCAACGTGCGGTACGTGGTCGCCGCGCCGCTGCTGCCCATGGCGCTCGGCGGGTTCGTGTCGCTGACGGTCGTCGGCTACCGGAGGTTGGCGG GCTGGCAGCACTTGATGCTGGAGGTGGTCCTGCTGCTGCCGGCGACCTCGCTGTGCGTGTCGCTGGCGGCCCGCCTGCTGTCGCTGCTGGTGCCCATCATGGGCCGCTCGGGCTCCGACGCCCCCGACTACACGGTGGCGGCCGTCACCGTGGCGCTCGCCTCGCTGGCCGTGGCCACTGTC TCGGGAGTGGAGCTGCTGTTCGGCGGGCGCGTGTGTGTGTCGCTGCTGTTTGCGAGTTTGCTGAGTGTGTGTGCGGCGTTCGCTCCGCTCAGTCCGTACCGCGGGTACACCACGCAGAGACATTTCTGGTAT CACTCACAAATAACAACGTACGACGCGAACCTAACGGCCAGAGAGACCGTGACGGGCGTCCTGGTCAGCAAACTCGACGCGCACTCCGCGCAGGCGGCGCTGCGGGCCCTCAGGGGGAGCGCCCTGTACGGAGCCGGCGGGGGGGGCGCTTTTCAGATCACCGACAGCGATTTGATCGTGTATTCGGCGgataaatgtgaaaaatatatttattgcgatTTGCCGCTCTACAAACCGCGGTTCGACAGATTTAT gaaAGGcagtttattcataaaaatgggCCCGCCCGCGGAGTACGAACATTCCTTGACGTTGGCGAACAGGACCTGCGACGCCGACTCCTGCGCTTTGAGCTTCATTATGCGCG GCCCCGCCTACAACACGTTGAGCGTGTGGCCGCGGCCCGCCACGCCGCTGCGCGGCTGGTCGCTGGGCTCCCCCCTGCGGGCGACGGTGTCGCACGAGGGCCGGCCGCTGTTCGTCATCACACACTGCACGGCCACCTACAGCGAGGTGTTCCAGCCTCTGGAGTTCACATTGACGTTCTCG GTTCCGCGGGACTTCCAGTCAGACATCCTCGCGGACATCTCCCACCACGCCCACAGAGTGTATCACCCGCAATACTTCACCACAGATTACAAGAAGTTGCTCGGCGTTATGccggaatattttaatattgcgaCATATTTATCTTTTAGGACCaactatgtattttaa